In Pseudovibrio brasiliensis, the following are encoded in one genomic region:
- a CDS encoding Lrp/AsnC family transcriptional regulator, producing MKARLDSIDWQILKELQGDGRITNVELARRVGISAPPCLRRVRALEEAGLIRGYRTLLDEKQLGYEVTAFVMVGLHNQTENDLVAFEAQVKEWPLVRESYMVSGEVDFIMRCTAKDLETFQNFIIRDVTSTKNVDHVRTALTIRRIKDEPNVPIDKPEYF from the coding sequence TTGAAAGCGCGTCTGGATTCGATCGACTGGCAAATTTTGAAGGAGCTGCAGGGAGACGGCCGCATTACCAATGTTGAGCTGGCTCGTCGTGTAGGAATTTCTGCGCCTCCATGTTTGCGCAGGGTTCGAGCCCTGGAAGAAGCAGGACTCATTCGCGGCTACCGCACTCTACTTGATGAGAAACAACTGGGATATGAAGTCACCGCCTTTGTGATGGTTGGATTGCATAACCAAACAGAGAATGATCTCGTCGCTTTTGAAGCGCAAGTCAAGGAATGGCCATTGGTTCGGGAGAGCTATATGGTTTCCGGTGAAGTTGACTTCATCATGCGTTGCACTGCCAAGGATCTGGAGACCTTCCAGAACTTTATTATTCGCGATGTGACCTCCACCAAGAATGTGGATCACGTTCGCACAGCACTGACCATCCGCCGTATCAAGGATGAGCCAAACGTGCCAATTGACAAGCCTGAATATTTCTAG
- a CDS encoding LysR family transcriptional regulator, whose product MPGRSLDWDKLRIFHAAAQAGSFTHAGEALNMSQSAVSRQVSALEAELGVPLFHRHARGLIPTEQGELLYRTAREVLLKLETVQSRLTDSKEKPSGTLRVTTTVGLGSTWLTARVNEFVDLYPDMRLEIICMDDELDLGMREADVAIRLRQPTQPDLIQRKLFTVHFHVYASPKYIERYGSPSTIDDLDHHRLITIGDNMASYLRAMNWLATAGLPNGERRDVSLRVNNLSGIKKAVQTGVGIAILPDYMVEPGAGIKRVMSVTQEELPSFDTYFVYPSELKNTARVTAFRDFLVSYAERWTH is encoded by the coding sequence ATGCCAGGCCGTTCTTTAGATTGGGACAAGCTGCGAATTTTTCATGCAGCAGCGCAGGCAGGAAGCTTTACCCACGCAGGCGAAGCTCTCAACATGAGCCAGTCGGCTGTCAGCCGTCAGGTGAGTGCCCTTGAAGCTGAGCTGGGTGTCCCCCTCTTCCACCGTCATGCGCGAGGACTGATCCCGACAGAACAGGGCGAGCTCCTTTACAGAACCGCCCGTGAAGTTCTGCTAAAACTGGAGACCGTTCAGTCCCGCCTGACAGACAGCAAGGAAAAGCCGAGCGGCACGCTCCGTGTCACCACCACTGTAGGTCTCGGCTCAACCTGGCTTACAGCTCGAGTGAACGAGTTCGTGGATCTTTATCCGGACATGCGTCTGGAAATCATCTGTATGGATGATGAGCTGGATCTGGGCATGCGTGAGGCCGATGTGGCCATTCGCCTGCGCCAGCCAACCCAGCCGGACCTTATCCAGCGCAAGCTCTTCACTGTGCACTTCCACGTCTACGCATCACCGAAATACATCGAGCGCTATGGCAGCCCAAGCACCATTGACGATCTGGACCATCACCGCCTGATCACTATCGGCGACAACATGGCCTCCTATCTGCGCGCCATGAACTGGCTGGCAACCGCTGGCCTGCCAAACGGTGAGCGTCGTGACGTCTCCCTGCGCGTGAACAACCTCTCTGGCATCAAGAAGGCAGTTCAGACCGGCGTAGGCATCGCGATCCTGCCGGACTACATGGTTGAGCCGGGAGCAGGTATCAAACGCGTCATGTCCGTCACGCAGGAAGAACTGCCAAGCTTCGACACTTACTTCGTGTATCCGTCCGAACTGAAGAACACTGCTCGCGTGACCGCATTCAGAGACTTCCTCGTCTCCTACGCAGAACGCTGGACTCACTAG
- the trxB gene encoding thioredoxin-disulfide reductase, with protein MTVKHTKLLIVGSGPAGYTAAIYGARAMLEPLLVTGVQTGGQLTITTDVENYPGFADPIQGPWLVEEMRKQAENVGTKIDYDTILEADLSKRPFELKGDSGTIYTADALVIATGAQAKWLGLPSEEKYQAGGVSACATCDGFFYRGKEVVVVGGGNTAVEEALYLANLASKVTLVHRRDALRSEKILQDRLFKNEKIEVIWDSQVEEILGTESPAVVTGVRLKNRKTGETTEMSTDGVFIAIGHAPAVDLVKDQVKMKESGYIWTEADSTQTSIPGVYAAGDVTDEHYRQAVTAAGMGCMAALEAERYLAALEAETEAAE; from the coding sequence ATGACTGTTAAGCACACCAAACTCTTGATCGTAGGATCCGGTCCTGCAGGCTACACCGCCGCCATCTATGGCGCGCGCGCAATGCTGGAGCCGCTTCTGGTCACAGGTGTGCAGACCGGCGGTCAGCTGACCATCACCACCGACGTTGAAAACTACCCAGGCTTTGCTGATCCGATTCAGGGTCCATGGCTGGTGGAAGAAATGCGCAAGCAGGCAGAAAATGTCGGCACCAAGATTGATTACGACACCATTCTGGAAGCTGACCTGTCCAAGCGTCCGTTTGAACTAAAAGGCGACAGCGGCACCATCTACACCGCAGATGCGCTCGTCATCGCAACCGGTGCGCAGGCAAAATGGCTCGGCCTGCCATCCGAAGAAAAGTATCAGGCTGGCGGCGTATCCGCATGTGCAACCTGTGACGGTTTCTTCTACCGCGGCAAGGAAGTTGTTGTGGTCGGCGGCGGCAACACCGCTGTTGAAGAAGCGCTTTACCTCGCAAACCTCGCAAGCAAGGTCACTCTGGTTCACCGCCGTGATGCCCTACGCTCCGAAAAGATCCTTCAGGACCGTCTCTTCAAAAACGAGAAGATCGAAGTGATCTGGGACAGCCAGGTGGAAGAAATCCTCGGCACCGAGAGTCCTGCAGTTGTGACCGGCGTTCGCCTGAAAAACCGCAAGACCGGTGAAACCACCGAGATGTCCACTGACGGCGTATTCATCGCAATCGGACACGCTCCAGCGGTTGATCTTGTCAAAGATCAGGTAAAGATGAAGGAATCCGGTTACATTTGGACCGAAGCTGATTCAACCCAGACTTCCATTCCGGGCGTGTACGCAGCTGGCGACGTGACAGACGAGCACTACCGTCAAGCTGTAACCGCAGCAGGAATGGGCTGTATGGCTGCACTGGAAGCAGAACGCTACCTGGCAGCTCTGGAAGCTGAAACCGAAGCAGCTGAATAA
- the msrP gene encoding protein-methionine-sulfoxide reductase catalytic subunit MsrP has translation MNIIHRPEWIIPEREATPEDVFFNRRRFMKGLGAVGLGLAAGGGGLVSSVFAQEGKDPTLDLYPAKQNPDFTLKRAITPESVTSVYNNFYEFGSHKRISGAAQALKIRPWAITIDGLVDNPQTIDFDDLVRKMPLQERLYRHRCVEAWAMAVPWTGFPLAELVKYAGPQNGAKYIRFETFEDSDVASGQRQFWYPWPYVEGVTMDEAMNDLAFVATGIYGKPLLKQYGAPIRLVMPWKYGFKSIKSIVKITFTDERPVSFWEKIGPSEYGFWANVNPEVPHARWSQATERLLGTDERVPTQLFNGYAEQVAHLYKDLQGQDLYK, from the coding sequence ATGAACATTATTCATAGGCCTGAATGGATTATTCCGGAAAGAGAAGCGACACCTGAGGATGTGTTCTTCAACCGGCGCAGGTTTATGAAAGGCTTGGGTGCCGTAGGCCTTGGTCTGGCAGCTGGCGGTGGTGGCCTTGTGAGCAGTGTGTTTGCTCAAGAGGGTAAAGATCCGACGCTTGACCTTTACCCGGCCAAGCAGAACCCTGACTTTACGCTCAAGCGCGCGATTACGCCGGAGAGCGTGACTTCGGTCTATAACAACTTCTATGAGTTTGGCTCTCACAAGCGCATTTCTGGTGCCGCGCAGGCGCTGAAGATCCGCCCTTGGGCGATCACCATTGATGGTCTTGTCGACAATCCGCAGACCATCGATTTTGATGATCTGGTGCGCAAGATGCCGTTGCAGGAGCGTTTGTACCGTCACCGCTGCGTGGAAGCGTGGGCGATGGCTGTGCCGTGGACTGGTTTCCCGCTGGCGGAGCTGGTGAAGTACGCTGGGCCTCAGAACGGTGCCAAGTACATTCGCTTTGAGACCTTTGAAGATTCCGACGTGGCCAGTGGTCAGCGTCAGTTCTGGTATCCATGGCCTTACGTTGAAGGTGTGACCATGGATGAAGCGATGAACGATCTGGCGTTTGTTGCGACCGGTATCTATGGCAAGCCGCTGCTGAAGCAGTATGGCGCGCCGATCCGTCTGGTGATGCCGTGGAAGTATGGCTTCAAGTCCATCAAGTCCATCGTGAAGATCACCTTCACTGATGAGCGTCCAGTCAGCTTCTGGGAAAAGATTGGCCCGAGCGAGTATGGCTTCTGGGCGAATGTGAACCCTGAAGTGCCGCATGCGCGTTGGTCTCAAGCAACGGAGCGTTTGCTGGGAACGGATGAACGTGTGCCGACACAGCTGTTCAACGGCTACGCAGAGCAGGTGGCGCACCTTTACAAAGATCTGCAAGGGCAGGACCTCTACAAGTAA
- a CDS encoding mitochondrial fission ELM1 family protein yields MSQNLWVLTDGKIGDVAQCIGVAEALDLPYEIRIVAPRKLFTYAMPWGPIDPKDAPHKPESPLAPPYPAVAIASGRRAVPYLRALKRLSKGQTFTVFLKDPKINSKFADFVWAPEHDGISGENIVTTLTSPHRFSAQKLQEARKNPLEHIAALPQPKAAVLIGGNSQHHTFTPENINTLLAALKNLSQTHSLMITCSRRTPRELATELHDLGRSEGNLFWNGEGENPIVQYLANAELIVVTTDSTNMVGEAAATGKPIYGFRPTGAHKKFDRFLSKMEGLGVLHPFPGDILAPTYEPIDATPDIADAISKAIEQKQASG; encoded by the coding sequence ATGTCGCAAAACCTGTGGGTTTTAACAGATGGCAAAATCGGAGATGTAGCGCAATGCATCGGCGTCGCCGAAGCTTTGGACCTGCCCTACGAAATTCGAATAGTTGCCCCCCGCAAGCTTTTTACCTACGCAATGCCATGGGGTCCGATAGATCCCAAAGACGCACCACATAAGCCAGAAAGCCCGCTTGCACCCCCATATCCCGCGGTCGCGATTGCATCCGGGCGCAGAGCGGTGCCCTACTTACGCGCACTAAAGCGGCTTTCCAAGGGCCAGACCTTTACTGTTTTCCTGAAGGACCCAAAGATCAACAGCAAATTTGCTGATTTTGTCTGGGCGCCGGAACACGACGGAATTTCCGGAGAAAACATAGTAACAACACTTACGTCACCTCATCGATTTTCCGCACAAAAGCTACAGGAAGCTCGCAAAAATCCGCTTGAGCACATCGCTGCCCTGCCGCAGCCAAAAGCAGCCGTGTTAATTGGTGGCAACTCCCAGCACCACACCTTTACGCCCGAAAATATCAACACGCTTCTCGCCGCACTTAAAAATCTGTCGCAGACCCATTCTCTCATGATCACCTGCTCCCGCCGCACCCCACGCGAGCTGGCAACCGAGCTGCACGACCTCGGCAGATCTGAAGGCAACTTATTCTGGAATGGTGAAGGCGAAAATCCAATCGTGCAGTATCTGGCAAACGCAGAACTCATTGTTGTTACAACGGACTCCACCAATATGGTGGGGGAAGCCGCGGCCACCGGAAAGCCCATTTACGGCTTCCGTCCAACAGGTGCTCACAAGAAGTTTGATAGGTTTTTATCAAAAATGGAGGGTTTGGGAGTACTTCATCCCTTCCCCGGAGACATATTAGCACCTACTTATGAACCGATAGACGCAACACCGGATATTGCGGATGCCATATCCAAAGCGATTGAACAAAAGCAAGCGAGCGGATAG